CGTCCACAAAGCCGATCATTATATCCGGAACTCCGGGAGCATATTTTCCGTTAATCATAGAAAGCATAAAGTTTACGCTTGTTCCATCCGCTCTATCCGAAACGGAAGGTCCCATCACGAACGAAGGATTGATCGTAATAAGATCCCATTTGGATTGAGCGTTCGCGATTTTCCATGCTTCTTTTTCCGCAAGTGTTTTGGAATAGGGATATGGCTGATGAGTTAAACTGCTTGTTGTGTTCCAATTCTCTTCGGAAACACGATGATTCGGAATGGAAAGAGCTTCTACGTTATCTCCCATAATCGCCGCCACACTCGAAGTCAAAACGATCCTTTTAACGGAAGGACTCACATTTGCGGACTCAAGAACGTTTTTGGTTCCAAAAACTGCAGGTTCTACGAGTTCCTTTTGAGGATCTTTAATTCTGTCTATAAAAAAAGGAGACGCGGTATGAAGAATCAATTCCACTCCTCCTTTATCTTGAATCGCGCTTAAAAAAGATCCTTCCTTTAAAAGATCCGCTTCGTAAAGTTCCAATTTTCCGGGAAAACGTTCGGAAAGTCTGTGGAGATGAGATATTTTTTTAGAATCCGACTTATTCCTTACAGTAGCTCGAACCGGAATTCCGTCTTCGAGCAGATATTGAATGATCCAAGAAGCTATATAACCCCCGCCTCCCGTGACGAGAACCGGTTTAGAACGGTCGATTTCTTTCATAATTTTTTTCCAAAAGAGTTTTTGAATCGTTCAAGATTCATTAATTAGAATTTACTATTATACTTTGGTGTCCCGGATGCACTTGGATTTCCGGAAACTTTGAAACCAGATTTTTTAAAAAGTCCAAACTTATCCTGTTCATTTCCTGATCTTCCGTAAAATCCCCAGGAGTCACGTTGTTCTCCCATCCCCAACTCGTATGACAAGAATCCCCCAAAACAAGCTGATATCCTGATTCACTTTGGACTAAAAATGCAAGACTTCCTTTAGTATGGCCTTCCATGTGAAAAATCAATAAAGATTGGTCTCCGAAAAAATCAAGGGTACGGAAAGAGGGAGCTTCTTGACTTTCTTGAAAACTTAGTTCGTGGAGAGCCGGATTTTCACCTAACAGTTGATTGGTGGTTTTCTGAACGAATAAATTGAGAAACCTTTTATTGGTCGCCTCTTTAGGACCGATATACATAGGAACGTTAGGTTGAAAGTCCGCACTTCCTAGAATGTGATCCAAATGCAGATGAGTCATAAAAATGCCCTCCACTTTCTTCGGATTTTTATTCAACCATTCGTCCGCAGTCAGTCGAACCTTGAGAGCTTGGGTATTCATTAGGGACACAATGATCGCAGAGATTGGCCACTCTTTCGGATCTTTCCGAAAAACTTTTGCGATGCCGGTATCGATTAAATATCTCCCAAACTTGGGGTGATCAATCACATAAAAGTAGATTTGGATGGGTTCGTCTCCGGATTTTAGAACGGACGCCTTCGGGTCTTTCAAATTGATAAGTCCGCTTCGTTCCACAGCCCAGTCGGCAGCGATCATCTTCTGAAAAAGAATAGGGCCTTTTGAAACCTGATTTAGGTTTTGCAAATCAAAAGGTTTTCCCAATTTTACTATGCTGAAAGGGTGTGAAGTTACTGTACAAGAACTAAAAAGAAAAAAGCATAAAAGTTTAAATAAATATCTCATGTTTCATAAAATTTCAAAGAGATAGAAATCGGCAAGATCTATTTGAATCGGAGTACAAGAACTGGGCATGTTGCTGTTTCCTATTGTAATATAAGATTATTATATTGCGCCGGTAATGACTTCAGAGTTCAAATCTTTTATTTGAGAAGTTGAACATTGTTGGTTCCGAGAATGTCAGTTCGGATTGTTTCTTTCGGGAACTACCGAACAATTTAAAAATAATTCTCAACTTATGAAACGGGCTTTGGGAAAATTCCTTCGTAAAACGAACGACATAGAATAAATCTTTTCGAAAAAAAAATTTACAAAAAGTTCCTCTCAATTTCACTAACAAAATTCAAAAATATATCGGATACGAAACCGATCTAACACAGATTAAGGAGAATCTATGAAATCTGCCGCCGAAGTTACCAAAGAATTTTATGAAGCTTTTCAGAAAAAAGATGCCGCAAAAATGGGTTTACTCTATTCCGATTCCGTAATTTTCAACGATCCTGTTTTTTCCAATCTCAATGCGACCGAAGCCAGGGGAATGTGGCAGATGTTGGTTTCAAGAGGAAAGGATTTAGAGTTAAAATTTGGGGAAATTCAATCCGACGGAGATACCGGGAGAGTAACTTGGGAGGCGAACTATACTTTTTCGAAAACCGGCAGAAAGGTGCATAACGTAATTCGAGCGGAGCTTGTATGCAAAGACGGAAAGATCGTAAAACATACCGATCGATTTGGATTTTATCGTTGGTCGAGACAAGCTCTAGGCTTGCCGGGTTTATTTTTGGGATTTCTTCCTTTTCTTCGAAACAAAGTGAAAACGGAAGCCAGAAGAAATTTGGACCTACATCTTAAGAGACAGAAATAAATCAAAACTTTTACTAGGAAGCCATCTCAAAAATATCTTAGAATAATTTGGAATCGGTGTTTTAAGCAAGGATAAAGTATCTTTGAGATAGCTTCTAATGAAGAATGTGCTTCGTATGGGAAATTCGACATCATTCGATCGGCTCGATTTGTTTTATCCCGTTTTGTTCGTGTCTATACTTTGCAATCGCTTCATATGCAACTTTTCTAACGCGATTGATTCCTCCTAAGGGGCGATGTTCCGGTAAGGAATGCCAAGGATTCAACGAAAGATTTTCACAAAAACAATCCCTTTCCGGCGTCGCAAATTCCTGTATAGGAATTTCTAACTTAGCGACCGGAATAAACGGAGAATCGTTTTCGTTCCAGTGAACCGCAGGATCTTCGATTGGCATTGAAATCGGATTTTCCTGTTTTTGAATCATAAATTCGAAACAAGCGGATTTCTCTTTGAGATGAGAAATCATCGTTTGGCGCAGATAATCGTCCGCTGGATTTTCCGGAACCTCGGGGTTTTTTGTTTCGCAAGGTTTTACGGAATACTTTACTGCGTTGGAGTCTTTTCCCAAACGATACGGAGTTGTACTCCAATAACGGATTTCCAAAACATCTGGAATTTTTTTTCTTCGAATAGAAACAGCTTCTTTCAAGGCGGTCAATTTCCAGTTCCAAGGCATTCCGCCGAAAAAATAGGACATGGGTCGTTTTACAAACGCCGCTTTAAACAAGGCCAGATATTCGTCCGGCGCACCCGCGGGTAGAACGGGATGATTGATCAGTAAAAAATCTTGGGTTCGTCTTTCGTCTGTCGCCAATTTAGGG
The nucleotide sequence above comes from Leptospira weilii. Encoded proteins:
- a CDS encoding MBL fold metallo-hydrolase, whose amino-acid sequence is MQNLNQVSKGPILFQKMIAADWAVERSGLINLKDPKASVLKSGDEPIQIYFYVIDHPKFGRYLIDTGIAKVFRKDPKEWPISAIIVSLMNTQALKVRLTADEWLNKNPKKVEGIFMTHLHLDHILGSADFQPNVPMYIGPKEATNKRFLNLFVQKTTNQLLGENPALHELSFQESQEAPSFRTLDFFGDQSLLIFHMEGHTKGSLAFLVQSESGYQLVLGDSCHTSWGWENNVTPGDFTEDQEMNRISLDFLKNLVSKFPEIQVHPGHQSIIVNSN
- a CDS encoding nuclear transport factor 2 family protein encodes the protein MKSAAEVTKEFYEAFQKKDAAKMGLLYSDSVIFNDPVFSNLNATEARGMWQMLVSRGKDLELKFGEIQSDGDTGRVTWEANYTFSKTGRKVHNVIRAELVCKDGKIVKHTDRFGFYRWSRQALGLPGLFLGFLPFLRNKVKTEARRNLDLHLKRQK
- a CDS encoding NAD-dependent epimerase/dehydratase family protein; the encoded protein is MKEIDRSKPVLVTGGGGYIASWIIQYLLEDGIPVRATVRNKSDSKKISHLHRLSERFPGKLELYEADLLKEGSFLSAIQDKGGVELILHTASPFFIDRIKDPQKELVEPAVFGTKNVLESANVSPSVKRIVLTSSVAAIMGDNVEALSIPNHRVSEENWNTTSSLTHQPYPYSKTLAEKEAWKIANAQSKWDLITINPSFVMGPSVSDRADGTSVNFMLSMINGKYAPGVPDIMIGFVDVRDVAKAHILAGFTPSAKGRHIVSAIALKFLDVAKIIREKYGNRFPTPKTSLPKFLTYLIGPFFGLSWPYISRNVGFSFEIDHSYSKKDLGLNYRPISETFVEHIEQILSSKML
- a CDS encoding catalase family protein produces the protein MGKKIGYITLGVFLLLLLLYRVGQGPRVKIPRDLKPGEEFTFPGEEKTTEDTLALLISSLKEKYPQGSETKRDAHPFAHGCVKASFTVSSSIPEEFKFGIFSSSKTYPAWIRFSNGSITKKPDQEGDIRGMGIKLLEVHGPKLATDERRTQDFLLINHPVLPAGAPDEYLALFKAAFVKRPMSYFFGGMPWNWKLTALKEAVSIRRKKIPDVLEIRYWSTTPYRLGKDSNAVKYSVKPCETKNPEVPENPADDYLRQTMISHLKEKSACFEFMIQKQENPISMPIEDPAVHWNENDSPFIPVAKLEIPIQEFATPERDCFCENLSLNPWHSLPEHRPLGGINRVRKVAYEAIAKYRHEQNGIKQIEPIE